Part of the Streptomyces antimycoticus genome, TCGGCAAGGTGATCGGTCGCAATGGCCGCACCGCACGCGCCCTGCGCACCGTCGTGGGCGCCATCGGCGGCCGCGGGATCCGCGTCGACCTCGTCGACGTCGATCAGGTCCACTGAGGCGATCAAGAAGAGCACCGGCACGGGCCGGGGAGGGCTTTGGGCCGTCCCCGGCCCGTGTGTGTGAAGGGACATCGCATCGTGCAGTTGGTTGTCGCGCGGATCGGCCGTGCCCATGGCATCAAGGGCGAGGTCACCGTCGAGGTGCGGACGGACGAGCCGGAGCTGCGGCTCGGCCCGGGTGCCGTGCTGACCACCGAGCCCGCCTCGGCCGGGCCGCTGACCATCGAGTCCGGCCGGGTGCACAGCGGCCGGCTGCTGCTGCGCTTCGAGGGCGTACGCGACCGCAGCGCCGCGGAGGCGCTGCGCAACACTCTGCTGATCGCGGAGGTCGACCCCGAGGAACTCCCCGAGGACCCCGAGGAGTTCTACGACCACCAGCTGATCGACATCGATGTGGTCACCGTGGACGGCACCGAGGTCGGCAGGGTCTCCGAGATCTCCCATCTGCCGTACCAGGACCTGCTGATCGTGAAGCGTCCCGACGGGGGCGAGGTGATGATCCCCTTCGTCTCCGAGTTCGTGCCGGAGATCGATCTGGAGGAGCAGCGCGCCGTGATCGACCCGCCGCCGGGCCTGCTCGACGAGGCCGAGGCGGAGATCGCGGGCAGCCGTAAGGACGAGGCCGAGAGCGGCCGTAAGAAGGACGAGACCGACGGCGGCCGTAAGGGCGACACCGCGGGCGGTCGTGAGGACGAGTCGTCATGAGGCTCGACGTCGTCACGATCTTCCCCGAGTATCTGGAGCCGCTGAACGTCTCGCTGGTC contains:
- the rimM gene encoding ribosome maturation factor RimM (Essential for efficient processing of 16S rRNA), coding for MQLVVARIGRAHGIKGEVTVEVRTDEPELRLGPGAVLTTEPASAGPLTIESGRVHSGRLLLRFEGVRDRSAAEALRNTLLIAEVDPEELPEDPEEFYDHQLIDIDVVTVDGTEVGRVSEISHLPYQDLLIVKRPDGGEVMIPFVSEFVPEIDLEEQRAVIDPPPGLLDEAEAEIAGSRKDEAESGRKKDETDGGRKGDTAGGREDESS